CAAGTGAATCCAGGCTACCTAAACCTTAAAGAAGCTGGCGCATTAACACTCAAGATTTTCAGGTGGCAAAAGGCAATTCCATTTCAGCAAAATATCAAAGTGCACGTTATGTCCTCTGAATATGTCCCCATCCTTAAGCAACAAGACTGTATGTGAAGTCTtctggctggggctcagcggtggagcactcgcctggcacgtgtgaggaactgggtttgactcctcagcactacataaaaacaaaacaaaggtattgtgaccacctacaactaaaaaaatacatattttttagggctggggttgtggctcagtggtagcgtgcttgcctagcatgagtaaggcactgagttcaattctcagcaccacatacaaataaataaaataaaggttcatcaacaactaaaaaaaatacatatttttttaaaatgaagtgcaAAAGAATGACTTAAAAAATAACCTAGGCAAACATGGGGATAAGAGAGATTTTTTGATCAAAAGGATAATCCTTTGGTACTATCTTAGAACAAAGTTAGTACAGGAATCTAATCATTTAGGGCAACGTATGTGTCTCTTTTTTCTATAATGTTTCCTGTGACACTCttcctctctcattttttttaaattataggttaTCCACATTCATATCTTTCCTTCTAATGTTAAGCCCTGTGGAGTTAAAAAGTTGGTCCCTTTTACTGTGTATACTCATAGAATTTGGGGTGAGATGATGTGTATATGTTGAAAACAACAACCAAATGGAGTAAGGGGTAAGCCTCTCGAATCCAAAAGCCCCAAATCCAAAATGCATCAAAatgcaaaaaatttaaagttgggagttcataacccacttgaatcaaactgtgaaagatgatgtattaagaactgtgtaatgttttgaacgaccaacaataaaaaaaaaaaaaaaaaaaaatgcaaaaaattggCTGCCTCCAcgatgccacaagtggaaaattccacactcGAATTCTTGTGGCAGGTTGCAATCAAAACACAGGTGAActaaaaaatatcatataaaattactttttatacttatatattattttaagtaatatataatatatatttatatattacttttGGGAACTTGGGTCCCCTCCCCCCCAAACATCTCATGAGGTACATGCAAACACTTCATCATCCTTAAAATATGCAAAGTAGGAAACACTTCTGATCCCTAGCATTTCGGATAAGGGATCTGCAACCTGTATGAACCGTGTTAGGGCTGAGAGCTTAACTTGCTCAAGATGGCAAAGGGGCAAACTTGAGCACCTGGACCCCAGAGCCTGTGCACTGAGTCAATAAGTCGTCTTCTTTCTAAGCCCACCGCTCAACTCTGCAGTAACTCTGGGTGGTCTCAGCGAAGGCCGCTTCCGGTCCGGGGTCGAGGTTTCCTCCTCTCTGGACACAGAGGCCACCCAGCGCGCCCAGGCCTCTCGCAGCTCTGAACAGGCGAGACAGGAAGCGAGAGggagtgcggggggggggggggctcgtCCTCTCCTAGGCCCTTACCATTTGATGATGTTGTGCACCAAAGGCAAAAAGGAGTAGTTCTCCTCCTTCACGCCCGCGGGAGACTGAGGCCCCGGTGCCGGCGACGGCTGCGTCTGGGGCGCAGCGACCGGAGGCGGCGGCTGAGGAGGCGGCAGCGGCTTGGTCTCGGGCAGCTGCGGCTCGGACGGGGGCGGTAACGCATCCTCGGTCTGTCGCCCCGCGGCCACCCCGGCGGAAGCCATAGCGGCGCGGCTGGGTCAGGGAGTAACAATCGgtaggacccccccccccaggaatcTACCTTCCGAGAGCGTCGCGGACTGTTACGTCACTCTTGTGCACCCGGCCAGGGCGGGGCTCTGAGGGAGGCTCTGAGCGTGCGCACTGGAAACGGGGCGGAGCAAAGGCACAGGGGGCGGGGCAGACTGCTGCTAGGAGGCCGGCGTGGGCGGGTCTGGGGTGGCCTGGATGTGCTTGTGACTCAATGGCTGAATGACTGAAGGAAAAATTTAGGGAATAGGAGATGAATTTCAGAAATAATGGCCTATAGTCCTATCTATATGACGAAGTGGgcacaaaagcaaaaacacagGAAGCCCAGAAATAAAGGCTCAGCTTGGTCTAGCCCTTGGGTCTCTCCAGGAACCAATTGGAACAGCAGGAAGAGCTCCTAGGGGAGCATCTAGGTGAGGCCTGGGCTCACACAGAGTCCAGAAAGGAAGGACCTAAGCGTCTACACCGTGCACACCTCCGAGAGGAGGAGCAGAaacctggggactgaacccacagTGCCTGCCCCCATGCAAAGAACAAAGGATGCAGAAGCAAAGAGATTGTGGTCCCTTCTCATGGCTGCTGAGAGAGACACTAATAATTCAACTCAATAGACATTGAGTATGCGCCTGGACCTGCTGGCTGTGGGTGTATGTCGTTGAGGAAGTCTGTCCAGACTTTCAATACAAGGCAGATATATTCAtcccaaggaaaaaaatataacctGGAACAAAGGCTGCCTCAGATACTGTCATTACCTTTGGGCCAGCTCCTTAAGCACTAGGTCCCAGTTGCCCTCCCTCTAAAATCTTATTTAGTCCAGAGACATGGCAGGGGCTCAATTAAATTCTAGCTTCACAAATGTGGTTGACCCTGAGAAGTTTTCTTTGCATAAgaagcctccctcctgagcccaAGAGGGGGGATAGCTGATAGGTTTGGGTTTATTCTTCTCCAAACAAGTATGATATATGGgggctgcatttaaaaaaattgttggaTGATGAGGACTTGAGCTAGGAAAGCTATCAACTGGAACCCATTCTTCCTCATCATGACACCATCATGGAAGGAAAGGGAGGTAAGGAACCTTAGATTCAGGAAGCAGGGTGAACAGCTGCACTTATATCTAAGATGGATGATTTCAAGGAAGGAATGGATGTAGATACTTTCAGGTGCAGTGGGAGGGGCGTGTGGACACACAGATCCTTGGGGAAGTGGATGTTGGAGGTGTGCTGTAGAGATCTTTCATTATGAGCCTCAGCACAGCTTTCTATAGCCAGAGCTGCCCAAAGTgacccagagagagagaaagagagcacatAGAAGGAGGGGACTTCAcggtttttccttctttctacccTCATACCCCTTCATGTAAGGGAAGAGTCAAGAGTCATAGTAGAGATTGGAAGAGAAAAATACCTGTTGGAATAGGGCCAGATGTGCTCGAATACACTGTTCACCCTTGGAGGTATCTGGAGAATAATGATAGTCATTACCCAAACTACCATGCGATAAAAGTAGCTTCAAAGACCAAAGTTACAAtcactatctcatttaattcgCCAGGGAAGGTGGATGTTAGTATCCCCATAtcatagatggggaaactgaggcttacaaTGGCTATAAGACTGGCCACAGGGTCACATGGTTATGAAGCTTGCCTGATACCCCGTGCTTGTTTCTCAACACATACTTAGGTGACCTCAaattcctccctcctcttcaacTGTATGATTTGAAACGTTAAAGTGGGCTTTTATTCTCTACTTGAGAAGCAACCCAATAGTTATCAATAATATCCCCATGGCAACCACACGTCATCTTTTCCCTCCCAGTGTGTTTTATAACTTAATTACAAGCCCCAACTTTACCACTGACAGAATAATGAGAATGTctctaaaaaaacaacaacaacaacaacaacaaaacacaacacaacacTTTAGGTATAAATAGTCATggctaaagaaaaacaaattggaaaCGTAGGCAGCATGAATAAGTATGGTGCATTGACAATTTGCCCTAAAAATAGTTAATATAATTAGTGGCAAAGAGTAAAAGCTAACTTCATAACGTTGCAGGCGGATGTCAGAAAAACACTGCCTGTGCTggtttcattaaaaatgaaattgctgCAAAAAAATGCGTGTCTGTTTATAGCCgctctttaaaagtaaaaaaaaaagccagatgcTTCATTGATATGTAAGAATGTACTAGAGATTTCACCAACTGAAATGATTTGGCCATTGCTTTCTCAGACGGATTTACACTATTCCCTGTAAGGCTTTGTCCTGTGGAATTAGTGGTTAAAAGGGTGGCTCTGAAGCCAGCCAGCCTGACTTGGGTCCCAACTCGGCCTCTCTGAAGTTGTTGTGATTTTAGACAACTGCCTCACCCCACTTTGCGCAGCCCTGCGCGACCTCAGGGAAGGACGGAATGGATTATTACATATTGTAATTGGTAAACTTCATGTAATAGAAGCTTAATCCCCCAAGGTTGCGAGGTGGGACATTTAGGGGGTGATTGGTCACCAGGGATCTGTCCTCATGAACGGATCGATGTTATCACAGGAGTGGATTAGGGATCCAGAGGGTGAGTGTGTTATGAAAGCAAGTTGGGCTTTCTCACCTCCCTCATGTGATCCCTCTACCAGGTTATGACAGAGCAAGAAGGGCCTCACCAGGTGACCTTGGCCTTCCCAGCCTCTGAAACTGGGAATCGTATTAATTTGTGAATTACAGATTACCCAATCTGCAGCATCCTGTTACAGATCGCACACTGCACTAAGAAGCATGTCACCCAGAATAAGTGAGTATCAAGAATCCatgaagggctggggtggtggctcagcggtagagcactcgcctagcacgtgcaaagccctgggttcgatcgtcattttaaaaataaaatgaagatattgtgtccatctacaactaaaaaattaaaaaataataataatcaatgaATATCAATTTATGACCCGTAAATATCAATTTATAATCCATAAATATCAATTTATATTATTCAGATTTAGGGTTTCCCCCTTCATCGTTTAACAAATAGGCCAATAGCCGTTTAAAAAGTACATCTTCAATTAATGAAACTAAAACATCATCTTAAAGATTATTATTAAACtaggatttcattttaaaaagaaggatttCTTTCCAATAGAAATACAATATTAGCCATAAAAATAAGCCACAAGCCATGTTTAGTTTTCTAGAGGctacattaacaaaataaaaaaaaaaacaagagaagttaattttaatattttaacccaatatattcaaaatattgtcatttcaacatgtaatcaacACTCAAAATCATTAACTGattatttaactttttcaaaCTGTCTCTGAAATCTGATGTGTTTTGTACACTTACAGCAGAGCCATCTCCATTCgaactagccacatttcaagtgcttagGAACCAAATGTGGCCAGTGGCTACACAACCACTTTGTGAGTTAAAAGAGATCAATACAtatcaacagggctggggatgtggctcaagcggcagcgtgctgcctggcatgcgcggggcgctggttcgatcctcagcatcacataaaaataaaaataaagatgttgtgtccaccaaaaaataaattaaaaaaaatacatgtcaaCACAGGCGTTCACAATTGTAGTGgcagaaatggagagaaaaaacaAGTGGCCCAAAGGGtactattttaaagtaatataacTTAcatgtgttagctttccattactgtaacaaattac
This window of the Ictidomys tridecemlineatus isolate mIctTri1 chromosome 3, mIctTri1.hap1, whole genome shotgun sequence genome carries:
- the Med9 gene encoding mediator of RNA polymerase II transcription subunit 9, with product MASAGVAAGRQTEDALPPPSEPQLPETKPLPPPQPPPPVAAPQTQPSPAPGPQSPAGVKEENYSFLPLVHNIIKCMDKDSPDVHQDLNALKTKFQEMRKLISTMPGIHLSPEQQQQQLHSLREQVRTKNELLQKYKSLCMFEIPKE